A window of the Lolium perenne isolate Kyuss_39 chromosome 7, Kyuss_2.0, whole genome shotgun sequence genome harbors these coding sequences:
- the LOC127316648 gene encoding uncharacterized protein gives MDGRVLRRSVTLADQLAAVGPPAAGSCNLRDLLKLRDEDDGRRAAAAVTLASAMQADRRASSSPPPSAVAAAAAARTLLDIIRDDQPAPAPGSYGSAGAGDPFVRRAVSLPAPQPASPPAVTRAVAAAPTPPPEASPPPADQEEEEQGERVSLMALLEQTDRQWSAVAAAPSEQDPAAAASEQDAFWPEDDGDLLPEHAGRGVGAGAAGGGCCCVCMARAKGAAFIPCGHTFCRGCARELLAGRGRCPLCNAAIVDVLDIF, from the coding sequence ATGGACGGGAGGGTGCTACGGCGGAGCGTCACGCTGGCGGACCAGCTGGCCGCGGTGGGGCCGCCGGCCGCCGGCTCCTGCAACCTCCGCGACCTCCTCAAGCTgcgcgacgaggacgacggccgccgcgccgccgccgccgtcacccTCGCCTCCGCCATGCAGGCCGAccgccgggcctcctcctccccgcCGCCGTCGGCCGTGGCTGCGGCCGCGGCTGCGCGGACGCTGCTCGACATCATCCGCGACGACCAGCCGGCCCCGGCTCCAGGCTCCTACGGCTCCGCGGGCGCCGGCGACCCGTTCGTCCGCCGCGCCGTGTCCCTCCCGGCCCCGCAGCCCGCCTCCCCGCCCGCGGTTACCAGGGCCGTGGCCGCGGCACCGACGCCGCCTCCGGAAGCGTCCCCGCCGCCGGcggatcaggaggaggaggagcagggggAGAGGGTGTCCCTCATGGCGCTCCTGGAGCAGACCGACAGGCAGTGGAGCGCCGTCGCGGCGGCGCCGAGCGAGCAGGACCCGGCGGCCGCCGCGTCCGAGCAGGACGCGTTCTGGCCGGAGGACGACGGGGACCTGCTGCCGGAGCACGCGGGCCGAGGCGTCGGCGCcggcgcggcgggcggcgggTGCTGCTGCGTGTGCATGGCGCGGGCCAAGGGCGCCGCCTTCATCCCCTGCGGCCACACCTTCTGCCGGGGCTGCGCCCGCGAGCTGCTCGCCGGACGCGGCCGCTGCCCGCTCTGCAACGCCGCCATCGTCGACGTCCTCGACATCTTCTGA
- the LOC127316646 gene encoding uncharacterized protein has product MRKRERAADEEEKAPKSPRPTVGGKSLASMGLQGVVVAPLSDSSSSSSDSDDDSGRCHHLTLDSDAVEMAVLDLSISEVPPTCHEPRCGVTWKGAGYDKEGMTQCLECHYIGCTRGLDREDPRGHALAHAASSKHYVAQWYDVPNLGFCFKCVRVMRLSDSPALNQEECSEEDRKIKEQRAMVASKTLPAGKSKDDWGTTASSPRVDWPTAASTPSPRVDWPTAASTPSPRVDWPTVASTPMVDWSTVASSSKVDLGNVARNILDQWGMGAGNDMAESAIGNGYIIRGMPNYGNTCYMNASLQCLLALGKLRTIILGPDASDARLGTMGLELKWLFQETSSVNNARRMLDPQTILGCMQSLYQDRFEVGKMEDSHEFLTLFHTGLDNEVEELNRSHVLEGGGVFPTFGHSIFSSQLIQTISCKSCSYNSVSLPSVHGLQLGVPSKASPARSKPLQVGKSMRSCTLLMLIMLNPCMPECADSTEVKDVVQSHMQTQKNDVPQEIIEVPVDLDFIPKLFDDFEEMEESEADSHNRENKENARGSDIVHDEAKYIDTLGSIEDCLTLFSHSLTNCDNCSKVAELLETNASKSVEPIMASTSVNTSVHGDQTLADSHQEGILSDDTTTEKITSGTSCDEKDLASCSTANEKAESREGVQKAAPICLTTDQQTDLLSALHIQDTRTQKQDSGKHVLDDHSAQRVEATQNEQTDGNGRSIQTQLISKLPPVLTIQLKKYAPDLSKLRGHVSFKEILHLGPFMDPSSEDKDNSSYRLVGVIVHHGNRRNDGHYIAYVRGSGSSWFWASDTNIREVSLEEVLRCEAYILFYERMND; this is encoded by the exons ATGAGGAAGAGGGAGAGGGCGGCGGATGAGGAGGAAAAGGCGCCGAAATCGCCGCGCCCGACCGTGGGCGGGAAGTCGCTGGCGTCCATGGGCCTGCAGGGCGTGGTTGTTGCGCCACTATCAGAttcgagcagcagcagcagcgacagcgacgacgacagcgGGCGGTGCCACCACCTGACCTTGGACAGCGATGCTGTGGAGATGGCTGTGCTCGATCTCAGCATCTCCGAGGTGCCTCCGACGTGCCATGAACCCAGGTGCGGGGTCACCTGGAAGGGAGCCGGCTACGACAAGGAAGGGATGACGCAGTGCTTGGAGTGCCACTATATTGGCTGCACTCGGGGGCTGGACAGGGAAGATCCGCGGGGGCACGCCCTCGCCCACGCCGCCAGCAGCAAGCATTACGTTGCTCAGTGGTACGATGTACCCAACCTGGGCTTCTGCTTCAAATGTGTGCGCGTTATGAGGCTCAGTGACAGCCCGGCGCTCAACCAAGAGGAGTGTTCGGAGGAGGACAGAAAGATTAAGGAACAGCGGGCAATGGTGGCCAGCAAAACACTGCCGGCCGGCAAGTCAAAGGACGACTGGGGAACTACGGCCAGCAGTCCAAGGGTTGATTGGCCAACGGCAGCCAGCACTCCAAGTCCAAGGGTTGATTGGCCAACGGCAGCCAGCACTCCAAGTCCAAGGGTTGATTGGCCAACGGTAGCCAGCACTCCAATGGTTGATTGGTCAACGGTAGCCAGCAGTTCAAAGGTTGACTTGGGAAATGTGGCCAGGAATATACTGGATCAGTGGGGAATGGGGGCTGGGAACGATATGGCTGAGTCTGCTATTGGGAATGGGTATATTATCAGAGGGATGCCGAATTATGGAAACACATGCTACATGAATGCATCGCTGCAGTGCCTCCTTGCGCTTGGTAAGCTCAGGACAATCATTCTAGGGCCGGATGCTTCCGATGCTCGGTTGGGAACCATGGGTCTGGAGCTGAAGTGGTTGTTTCAAGAGACAAGCAGTGTGAATAATGCCAGGCGCATGCTGGACCCACAGACGATATTGGGATGTATGCAGTCGCTTTATCAGGATCGGTTCGAGGTCGGAAAGATGGAAGACAGCCATGAGTTTCTTACATTATTTCACACTGGTTTGGATAATGAGGTGGAGGAGCTTAACCGTTCGCATGTCCTGGAAGGGGGTGGAGTGTTCCCTACATTTGGCCATTCCATTTTCAGCAGCCAGCTGATTCAGACCATTTCCTGTAAAAGTTGCTCATATAATTCAGTTTCGTTGCCGTCAGTCCATGGTCTCCAACTGGGGGTGCCTTCAAAGGCCTCTCCAGCCAGAAGCAAGCCTTTGCAAGTTGGTAAGTCTATGCGCTCCTGTACC TTGCTAATGCTGATAATGCTAAACCCCTGTATGCCTGAATGTGCAGATTCTACTGAAGTAAAGGATGTTGTACAGAGTCATATGCAGACTCAGAAGAATGATGTCCCACAAGAGATCATTGAGGTGCCAGTAGATTTGGATTTCATTCCTAAATTGTTTGATGACTTTGAAGAAATGGAGGAATCAGAAGCAGATTCTCATAATCGAGAAAATAAGGAGAACGCCCGGGGTAGTGATATCGTTCATGATGAGGCGAAATATATTGACACTCTTGGGTCGATTGAGGACTGCCTGACACTGTTTTCCCATAGCCTGACGAATTGTGACAACTGTTCCAAGGTTGCTGAGTTGCTGGAAACCAATGCAAGTAAAAGCGTTGAACCGATCATGGCAAGTACCAGTGTAAACACATCTGTTCATGGAGACCAGACTCTTGCAGATTCACATCAAGAAGGCATACTCTCTGATGACACAACTACTGAAAAAATCACTTCAGGGACGAGCTGTGATGAAAAGGACTTAGCCTCTTGCAGCACAGCCAATGAAAAAGCTGAAAGTCGTGAAGGTGTTCAAAAAGCTGCGCCTATTTGCCTTACAACTGATCAACAGACTGACCTGCTGAGTGCTCTGCATATTCAAGATACCAGGACCCAGAAACAGGACAGTGGAAAGCATGTACTTGATGATCATAGTGCCCAAAGAGTGGAGGCAACCCAAAATGAGCAGACAGATGGTAATGGTAGAAGTATTCAAACACAATTGATTAGCAAGCTGCCACCTGTATTAACCATTCAACTGAAGAAATACGCACCTGATCTTTCTAAATTGAGAGGGCATGTGAGCTTTAAGGAGATTCTTCACTTAGGACCATTCATGGACCCCAG TTCTGAGGACAAAGATAACTCAAGCTATCGTCTAGTTGGCGTCATTGTGCACCATGGCAACAGACGGAATGATGGGCACTACATTGCTTATGTGCGGGGCAGTGGCTCCTCCTGGTTTTGGGCAAGTGACACCAACATCCGAGAAGTCTCTCTAGAAGAAGTTCTCAGGTGTGAGGCGTACATTCTTTTCTATGAGAGGATGAATGACTGA